ATGCACGTCATCGTCGGCCAGGGCCAGCTGGCCTCCATCCTGCAGGCCAAGCCGGAGGAGAACCGCCGGCTCATCGAAGAGGCCGCGGGCGTGCTCAAGCACCGCAAGCGCAAGGAGAAGGCGCTGCGCAAGCTCGACGCCATGCAGGCCAACCTGACCCGGTTGACCGACCTCACCGGCGAACTGCGCCGCCAGCTCAAGCCGCTCGGCAAGCAGGCCGAGATCGCCCGCAAGGCCCAGACCGTGCAGGCCGAGCTGCGCGACGCCCGGTTGCGCCTCATCGCCGACGACCTGGTCACCGCGCGCGCCGAGCTGGCCCGAGACGAGGCCGACCAGGAAGCCGCCCGCGTCAAGCGCGCCGAGGTGGAGCGGGCGCTGCAGTTCGCGCAGTCCGAGGAGAAGGCGCTCGAGGAGCAGGTCGCCGCGGACGCGCCCCGGCTCCACCGCGCCCAGGAGACCTGGTACCGGTTGTCCGCGCTGGAAGAGCGGCTGAACGGCACGCTGCGGCTGGCCGCCGAGCGGCACCGGCACCTGACCGCGCAGACCGAGGAGCAGCGGCCGGGACGCGACCCCGAGCAGCTGGAGGCCGAGGCCGAGGAGGCCGCCGAGCAGGAGGTCGAGCTCCGCGAGCAGCTCGAGGAAGCGCGCGAAGCCCTGCACGAGGTGGTGCAGCGCCGCACCGAGCTGGAGTCGGAGCTCAAGCAGGCCGAGCAGGCGCACATGGCCGCGGTGCGGGCCATCGCCGACCGGCGCGAGGGCGCGGCGCGGCTGTCCGGTCAGGTCGAGTCGCTGCGCAGCAAGGTCAACGACACCTCCGACGAGATCGAGCGGTTGTCCGAGGCGCTGGAGGAGGCCACCGCGCGCGCCGAGGAGGCCGAGCGCGCGCTGGCCGACGCCCAGGAGGAGAGCGGGGACCAGGACTCCGACGACGCGGGCCTGCAGGAGCGCCGCGAAGCGGCCGCCGAGGCCCGCGACGCCGCCCGGGCCCGGGTGGAGGAGCTGGTCAGGGCCGAGCGCGCCGCGGAGCGGGAGATCGCCTCGTGGAAGGCCCGCGTCGAGGCGCTGTCCATGGGCCTGCAGCGCAAGGACGGCACGGGCGCGCTGATGGCCGCCGGCGACCGGGTTCCCGGGCTGCTGGGGTCGGTCGCGGCGCTGCTCACCGTCGAGCCGGGCGCGGAAGCCGCGCTGGCGGCGGCGCTCGGCGCGGTGGCCGACGCGGTCGCGGTGCGCGGGGTGACCGACGCGGTGGCCGCCCTCGAGATGCTGCGCGCCGAGGAAGCCGGCCAGGCGGGACTGCTCATCGGGACCGGAGCGGAGGTCGACCGCTCCGCGTGGCCGCAGCTGCCCGGTTCGGCGCGGTGGGCCGCCGACCTGGTCAGCGCGCCCGACGGGCTGCGCGCCGCGGTGACCCGGGCGCTCGACCGGGTCGCCGTGGTCGCCTCGCTCGACGAGGCGCGAGAGCTCGTGCAGCGCCACCCCGAGGTCCGCGCGGTGACGACCGACGGCGACGTGCTCGGCGCGCACTGGGCGATCGGCGGTTCCGACGACAAGCAGAGCGCCATCGAGGTGCAGGCCGCGGTCGACGAGGCCGAACGCGAACTCGCCGCCGCGCAGCGCCGCGCCGAGCAGCACGCGGCCGCGCTGGAAGGCGCACGGGCGGAGGAGGAGTCGCGCCGCGCCGAGGTCCGCGCCGTCCAGGAGCAGATCAACGAGGCGAAGGTGCAGCGGGCGCGCAGCACCGAACGCCTCTCCAGCCTCGAGCGCGCGGCCCGCTCGGCCAGGGCCGAGGTCGACCGCGTGCGCCAGCAGCGCGCGAAGGTCGAGCAGACCCGCGAGCAGTCGCTGGCCAAGCTCGCCGAGCTCGAGGAGCGGCTGCGCGTCGTCGAGTCCGAGCAGGAGGAGGCCGCCGAGCCCGACACCGAGGAGCGCGACCGGCTCAGCGCCGAGCTCACCGCCGTGCGGCAGCAGGAGATGGACGCCCGCCTCGCCCAGCGCACCGCCGAGGAGCGCGCCCGCGCGGTGCAGGGGCGCGCGGACCAGCTGCGCCGCGCCGCGCGGCACGAGCGCGAAGCGCGGGCCCGCGCGGAAGCCGCGCGCAAGGCCCGGGCGCGCGCGGCGCGCGTGACGCAGGCCGTGGTCGAGGGCTGCGAGACCGCGCTGGAGCGCATCGCCCGGTCCCTGCGCGCCGCGACCGAGGAGCGGGACGTCGCGCAGGCCAAGCAGAGCGAGCACGAGCAGGCGCTCGGCGCGGTCCGGGCGCGGGTGCGCGAGCTCAGCGGCGAGCTGGAGAAGCTCACCGACGCGGTGCACCGCGACGAGGTCGTGCGCGCCGAGCAGCGGCTGCGGATCGAGCAGCTCGAGACCAAGATCATCGAGGACTTCGGGATCGGCCTGGACGACCTGGTCGACGAGTACGGGCCCACCGTGCCGATCCCGCCCGGCCCGGCCGAGGTGGCCGAGTACGAGGCGGCGAAGGAGCGCGGTGAGGACGTCAGCCCGCCGCCGCCGGTGCCGTTCGACCGCGCCGCGCAGGAGCGCCGGGCCAAGCGCGCGGAGAAGGACCTCTCCCTGCTGGGCAAGGTGAACCCGCTGGCGCTGGAGGAGTTCGCCGCGCTGGAGGAGCGGTACAAGTTCCTGTCCACGCAGCTGGAGGACCTCAAGGACAGCCGCCGCGACCTGCTCAGCGTCGTCAAGGAGGTGGACGAGAAGATCCTCGAGGTCTTCTCCTCGGCCTTCGAGGACGTGGCGCAGGAGTTCCAGACCGTCTTCAAGGTGCTGTTCCCGGGCGGCGAGGGGCGGCTGACGCTCACCGACCCCGAGGACATGCTCACCACCGGTGTCGAGGTGGAGGCGCGGCCGCCGGGCAAGAAGGTCAAGCGGCTGTCGCTGCTGTCCGGTGGCGAGAAGTCGCTGACCGCGGTGGCCATGCTGGTGGCCATCTTCCGCGCCCGCCCCTCGCCGTTCTACGTGATGGACGAGGTCGAGGCGGCGCTGGACGACACCAACCTGCGCCGGCTGATCACGCTGCTCGACCAGCTGCGCACCACCTCGCAGCTGATCATCATCACGCACCAGAAGCCGACCATGGAGATCGCCGACGCGCTCTACGGCGTGACGATGCGCGGCGACGGCATCACGCAGGTCATCTCGCAGCGCCTGCGCGGCGAGGCGGAGAAGGCCAAGGAGCCGGACGCGCCCGCCGAGGGCGACGTCGCCTCGGTCCTGGACTGAGCACCACGCCGGTCAGCCCGTGACGCCGAGGGCGTACCCGACGCCGAAGGCGATCAGGGCGGACACCGCCGCGGTGCCGATCACCAGCGGCCAGCCGGGGCGCTGCACGGCCCGCGGCGCGGGGGCGGCCCGGTGCCGCGCAGGGCGGTGCGGCAGCTCCGGGCGTGCCAGCTCGGCGCGGCACCGCTCGCACTCCGCCACGTGCGTGCGCACCAGGAGCCAGTCCACGTCGTCCAGCGCCCCCACCGAGTACGCGCCGAGCTTGGCCTGGAACTCCGCGTGATCGTCCTCCTGCACCACCGACCCCCGTCCCCAGTGCGTCCGTGTGGTCCATCGTCGCAGCGGGGCCGCCGCTGAAGGGGTGGGACGGTCGGTTCCGGTCCGAATCTCGCGTGCGGGAGGATGTGCGGCGGACCGGCACCGAGCGCGGCGTCCACCGGAGAGCAGGAGGAGACCATGACCAATCCCTACGGCCCGCCGCCAGGCCAGCAGCCCTACCCGCAGCAGGGGTACCCGCAGCAGGGCTTCCCGCAGTCCGGCCCGGTGCCGGCGCCGCAGCCGATGCCCCCGCAGGGATACCCGCAGTCCGGCCCGATGCCGGCCGCGCCGCAGGGCTACCCGCAGCAGGGCGGCTACCCGCAGCAGGGCATGCCGCCGGCGCCGCAGCCGATGGCGCCGCCCCCGCCCGGCATGGGGCGCGTGCTCATCGACTGCTCCTACCACTGGCTGGCCTTCGTCC
This region of Saccharopolyspora hordei genomic DNA includes:
- the smc gene encoding chromosome segregation protein SMC → MHLKSLTLKGFKSFASATTLRFEPGITCVVGPNGSGKSNVLDALRWVMGEQGAKDLRGGKMEDVIFAGTSGRAPLGRAEVTLTIDNSDGALPIDYTEVSITRRMFRDGASEYEINGNSCRLMDVQELLSDSGIGREMHVIVGQGQLASILQAKPEENRRLIEEAAGVLKHRKRKEKALRKLDAMQANLTRLTDLTGELRRQLKPLGKQAEIARKAQTVQAELRDARLRLIADDLVTARAELARDEADQEAARVKRAEVERALQFAQSEEKALEEQVAADAPRLHRAQETWYRLSALEERLNGTLRLAAERHRHLTAQTEEQRPGRDPEQLEAEAEEAAEQEVELREQLEEAREALHEVVQRRTELESELKQAEQAHMAAVRAIADRREGAARLSGQVESLRSKVNDTSDEIERLSEALEEATARAEEAERALADAQEESGDQDSDDAGLQERREAAAEARDAARARVEELVRAERAAEREIASWKARVEALSMGLQRKDGTGALMAAGDRVPGLLGSVAALLTVEPGAEAALAAALGAVADAVAVRGVTDAVAALEMLRAEEAGQAGLLIGTGAEVDRSAWPQLPGSARWAADLVSAPDGLRAAVTRALDRVAVVASLDEARELVQRHPEVRAVTTDGDVLGAHWAIGGSDDKQSAIEVQAAVDEAERELAAAQRRAEQHAAALEGARAEEESRRAEVRAVQEQINEAKVQRARSTERLSSLERAARSARAEVDRVRQQRAKVEQTREQSLAKLAELEERLRVVESEQEEAAEPDTEERDRLSAELTAVRQQEMDARLAQRTAEERARAVQGRADQLRRAARHEREARARAEAARKARARAARVTQAVVEGCETALERIARSLRAATEERDVAQAKQSEHEQALGAVRARVRELSGELEKLTDAVHRDEVVRAEQRLRIEQLETKIIEDFGIGLDDLVDEYGPTVPIPPGPAEVAEYEAAKERGEDVSPPPPVPFDRAAQERRAKRAEKDLSLLGKVNPLALEEFAALEERYKFLSTQLEDLKDSRRDLLSVVKEVDEKILEVFSSAFEDVAQEFQTVFKVLFPGGEGRLTLTDPEDMLTTGVEVEARPPGKKVKRLSLLSGGEKSLTAVAMLVAIFRARPSPFYVMDEVEAALDDTNLRRLITLLDQLRTTSQLIIITHQKPTMEIADALYGVTMRGDGITQVISQRLRGEAEKAKEPDAPAEGDVASVLD